A window from Kovacikia minuta CCNUW1 encodes these proteins:
- a CDS encoding DJ-1/PfpI family protein — protein sequence MAGKNILMLVGDFVEDYEVMVPFQALQMVGHTVHAVCPHKKAGETVRTAVHDFEGDQTYTEKPGHNFTVNATFDAIKPEDYDALVIPGGRAPEYLRLNAEVIKIVKHFAHANKPIAAICHGAQLLAAADVISGKRCSSYPACGPEVTLAGGEYADISVTDAIVDGNLVTAPAWPAHPQWLAEFLKVLGTRIEHAELAIA from the coding sequence ATGGCTGGAAAAAACATCTTGATGCTGGTGGGCGACTTTGTTGAAGATTATGAGGTAATGGTGCCCTTTCAAGCGCTTCAAATGGTGGGGCATACGGTTCATGCGGTTTGTCCGCATAAAAAAGCAGGAGAAACGGTTCGGACTGCGGTCCATGATTTTGAGGGCGATCAAACCTACACCGAAAAGCCCGGTCATAACTTTACGGTCAATGCCACCTTTGATGCCATCAAGCCAGAAGACTATGATGCCTTGGTGATTCCTGGTGGTCGAGCACCGGAGTATCTGCGCTTAAATGCCGAAGTGATCAAAATCGTGAAACATTTTGCCCATGCTAACAAGCCGATCGCGGCTATCTGTCATGGTGCCCAACTCCTGGCTGCCGCCGATGTGATCAGTGGTAAGCGCTGCTCTTCATATCCTGCCTGTGGGCCGGAGGTCACCCTTGCCGGTGGGGAATATGCGGATATTTCAGTAACTGATGCCATTGTGGATGGCAATCTGGTAACGGCTCCAGCATGGCCTGCCCACCCCCAATGGTTGGCGGAATTCCTGAAGGTGTTGGGCACCCGGATTGAACACGCGGAATTGGCAATTGCATGA
- a CDS encoding RnfABCDGE type electron transport complex subunit D, with product MLPTDARLYQILFLALFLVVGIGTRDWTLHPGMIGMAIATCLLTQIVALWVVAGIDKAEGRGQRTEGEGDGEDGGENPFPTPYSPLPTPHFKTQNFYPLSFILHPSSFIPPVSSLLSPLITSLGLSLLLRADHYSTIALACACAILSKFLLRVRDKHIFNPGNFGIIAALLLTPDAWVSPGQWGEEGWYGLLFLGAGGLVVQKVGRWDTTLAFLGTYAGLEAVRNLWLGWTWDVWAHRLMSGSLLLFAFFMITDPRTIPNARVARVLWAGTIALLTFILRNVYFIPTAVFWALFTLAPLSILLDLVFPDSRFSWMGSQEDGGKAEGRGQRAEGEQVSGVRC from the coding sequence ATGCTGCCAACTGACGCCCGCCTCTATCAGATCCTTTTTCTCGCACTTTTCTTGGTAGTCGGAATTGGTACCCGCGATTGGACTTTGCATCCCGGCATGATTGGGATGGCGATCGCCACCTGTCTTTTGACGCAAATCGTCGCGCTGTGGGTAGTGGCAGGGATAGATAAGGCAGAGGGCAGAGGGCAGAGGACAGAAGGTGAGGGAGATGGGGAAGATGGAGGAGAAAACCCATTCCCCACTCCCTACTCCCCACTCCCTACTCCCCATTTCAAAACTCAAAACTTTTATCCTTTATCCTTTATCCTTCATCCTTCATCCTTCATCCCCCCCGTTTCATCTCTCCTCAGTCCCCTCATCACCTCCCTCGGACTCAGCCTCTTACTCAGGGCAGACCACTACAGCACCATTGCCCTGGCTTGCGCCTGTGCAATTTTGAGTAAGTTTCTGTTGCGGGTACGGGATAAGCACATTTTTAACCCTGGCAACTTTGGAATTATTGCAGCATTGCTCCTTACCCCTGATGCCTGGGTGTCACCCGGTCAGTGGGGTGAGGAGGGATGGTATGGGTTACTGTTTTTGGGAGCAGGAGGACTGGTGGTGCAGAAGGTGGGAAGGTGGGACACCACCCTTGCCTTCCTGGGAACCTATGCCGGACTGGAAGCGGTTCGTAATCTTTGGTTGGGCTGGACCTGGGATGTGTGGGCACATCGGTTGATGAGTGGTTCCCTATTACTATTCGCTTTTTTCATGATTACGGACCCGCGCACCATCCCCAATGCCCGCGTTGCCAGGGTGCTTTGGGCAGGCACGATCGCCCTCCTCACATTCATCCTCCGCAATGTCTACTTCATCCCCACCGCTGTCTTTTGGGCACTCTTTACCCTTGCCCCTCTCAGTATTCTGCTAGATCTTGTTTTTCCTGACTCACGGTTTAGTTGGATGGGAAGTCAGGAAGATGGGGGGAAGGCAGAGGGCAGAGGGCAGAGGGCAGAAGGGGAGCAGGTGTCAGGGGTCAGGTGTTAG
- a CDS encoding DUF2330 domain-containing protein has translation MKPLKLLLTCLLTCIACLIIAPKAWAFCGFYVAKADAKLYNQASQVAIARSDNRTVLTMANDYQGEVKDFAIVVPVPVVLQKEQVKVAEPKISGTPGCLQRSSPGGIL, from the coding sequence ATGAAACCTCTAAAACTCCTCCTCACCTGCCTCCTTACCTGTATCGCCTGCCTCATCATTGCGCCAAAAGCCTGGGCATTTTGTGGGTTTTACGTGGCGAAGGCGGATGCCAAGCTTTATAACCAGGCGTCTCAGGTGGCAATCGCTCGCAGTGACAACCGCACGGTGTTGACGATGGCAAATGATTACCAGGGAGAGGTGAAGGATTTTGCGATCGTCGTCCCGGTTCCAGTTGTGCTGCAAAAAGAGCAGGTAAAGGTTGCGGAACCCAAAATCAGTGGAACGCCTGGATGCCTTCAGCGCTCCTCGCCTGGTGGAATACTTTGA
- a CDS encoding DUF2330 domain-containing protein produces MERLDAFSAPRLVEYFDPDPCTPPYALEDRAMPAAPAAGASRNEAQRRDGSLGVTVEARYTVGEYDILILSAKESGGLETWLVQNGYKIPKGTKDLLRPYIRQKLKFFVAKVNLKEFDKAGYQSLRPIQISYESPRFMLPIRLGMVNAKTAQDLIVYILSPNGQTETTNYRTVKVPSDAEIPVFVKDEFSHFYKSMFQTAYLREDRKVAFMEYAWDMASCDPCSAEPLNPEELQQAGVFWLDSEAAPNPSSNNRRFIPRPAPYGGVFLTRLHVRYTRDRFPEDLMFQATGNREFFQGRYILRHAFTGKMDCQAGRQYVRSLPRRFDQEAQTLARLTGWNIGDIRRKLPQIQSQLFPWWQQLWLSLTGK; encoded by the coding sequence GTGGAACGCCTGGATGCCTTCAGCGCTCCTCGCCTGGTGGAATACTTTGATCCTGATCCCTGTACACCCCCCTATGCCTTGGAAGATCGGGCAATGCCCGCCGCGCCAGCAGCAGGGGCATCCCGCAATGAAGCCCAACGGCGCGATGGATCATTGGGGGTAACCGTCGAAGCCAGATATACGGTTGGCGAATATGACATTCTAATTTTGAGTGCGAAGGAATCCGGTGGGTTAGAAACCTGGCTGGTTCAGAATGGCTACAAAATTCCTAAAGGCACAAAAGATTTGCTCCGTCCCTACATTCGTCAAAAGCTGAAGTTCTTTGTTGCCAAGGTCAACCTGAAGGAGTTTGACAAAGCGGGATACCAGTCTTTGCGCCCGATTCAAATTAGCTACGAGTCGCCCCGGTTTATGCTACCGATTCGGTTGGGGATGGTAAATGCGAAAACGGCTCAAGATTTAATCGTGTACATCTTGTCCCCCAATGGGCAAACGGAAACGACCAACTACCGCACCGTTAAAGTGCCATCCGATGCAGAAATTCCGGTGTTCGTGAAAGATGAATTTAGTCATTTTTACAAATCCATGTTTCAAACCGCATACCTGCGAGAAGACCGCAAGGTGGCATTTATGGAATATGCCTGGGACATGGCAAGTTGCGATCCCTGCTCTGCTGAGCCGCTGAATCCAGAGGAATTGCAGCAGGCTGGTGTATTCTGGCTGGATTCTGAGGCAGCACCCAACCCCTCTTCCAATAATCGTCGGTTTATTCCCCGCCCTGCCCCTTATGGGGGGGTGTTCCTGACCCGGTTGCATGTCCGCTATACCCGCGATCGCTTCCCTGAGGATTTGATGTTCCAGGCAACCGGAAATCGGGAATTTTTCCAGGGACGCTACATCCTCCGCCATGCCTTTACAGGCAAGATGGATTGTCAGGCAGGACGGCAGTATGTGCGATCGCTCCCCCGCCGATTTGACCAGGAAGCGCAAACCCTGGCCCGGTTGACCGGCTGGAATATCGGTGACATCCGCAGGAAACTACCCCAAATCCAAAGTCAGCTATTTCCCTGGTGGCAGCAGCTTTGGCTATCTTTGACTGGGAAGTAG
- a CDS encoding pyridoxal phosphate-dependent aminotransferase — translation MNIDTTPTRMQAVQSPIIPIVAELIRQHPGTISLGQEVVSYGPPPEAIAQISQFLSDPENHKYRSVQGMPPLLKQIETKLKRENRIELDNRRQVVVTAGSNMGFLNAVLAITNPGDEIILQTPYYFNHEMAVTIAGCRLVLVATDDNYQLRPEAIQQAITERTRAVVTISPNNPTGVVYPEADLRQVNELCRTHGIYHIHDEAYEYFIYGDAHHVSAAALPDSSNHTISLYSLSKAYGFASWRIGYMVIPAHLLTSVMKIQDTNVICPPVVSQYAALGALQAGVAYCQERLGAIAEIRQLMLHELNQIKEFCTIPPTSGAFYFFLKVHTDQTSMQLVERLIQEYRVAVIPGSTFGIETGCYLRVGYGALQRETATVGIGRLVNGLKSILK, via the coding sequence GTGAACATTGATACAACCCCCACTCGCATGCAGGCTGTTCAGTCGCCGATTATTCCTATCGTGGCTGAGCTGATTCGACAACATCCGGGAACCATTTCGCTGGGGCAGGAAGTGGTGTCCTATGGTCCACCACCAGAAGCGATCGCCCAAATCTCCCAATTTCTGAGCGATCCAGAGAATCACAAATACCGATCGGTCCAGGGCATGCCTCCTTTGCTGAAGCAGATTGAGACAAAGCTGAAACGAGAAAATCGGATCGAACTAGACAATCGCCGTCAGGTTGTTGTCACCGCAGGCAGCAACATGGGGTTTCTGAATGCGGTTCTGGCAATTACCAATCCGGGCGATGAGATCATTCTGCAAACGCCCTATTACTTCAACCACGAGATGGCAGTGACGATCGCTGGATGTCGCCTGGTACTGGTCGCCACGGATGACAACTACCAGCTTCGCCCTGAGGCAATTCAACAGGCAATCACTGAACGAACCCGGGCAGTCGTAACCATTTCGCCGAACAATCCAACAGGTGTGGTTTATCCAGAAGCAGATCTTCGGCAAGTCAATGAACTGTGCCGGACCCACGGGATTTATCACATCCATGATGAAGCCTACGAGTACTTCATTTATGGGGATGCTCACCATGTTTCAGCCGCAGCCTTGCCAGACAGTAGCAACCATACCATTTCGCTTTACTCGCTTTCCAAGGCTTATGGTTTTGCCAGTTGGCGCATCGGTTACATGGTGATTCCTGCCCACCTGCTGACCTCAGTCATGAAAATTCAGGATACCAATGTAATTTGTCCGCCTGTGGTGTCCCAATATGCAGCCCTGGGAGCATTACAGGCGGGGGTAGCGTATTGCCAGGAACGGTTGGGGGCGATCGCCGAAATTCGCCAGTTAATGTTGCATGAACTCAATCAAATCAAGGAGTTCTGTACCATTCCACCCACGAGCGGCGCATTCTACTTTTTTTTGAAAGTTCATACCGACCAGACATCAATGCAACTCGTCGAGCGTCTGATTCAGGAATATCGGGTCGCCGTCATTCCCGGTTCTACCTTTGGTATAGAGACGGGCTGCTATCTGCGGGTTGGTTATGGAGCCTTACAACGAGAAACAGCCACCGTGGGAATCGGACGTTTGGTTAATGGCTTGAAATCTATCCTGAAGTAG
- a CDS encoding 50S ribosomal protein L25/general stress protein Ctc translates to MELTLECHARPDGSKPNALRRSGLIPVVLYGHNGAESVSLTTDAKTAELLVRDASLNNTLVDITVPELPWRGKALLREIQTHPWKGKLYHLSFFSVGSQETLDVDVPLHFVGEAPGVKTDGGSLDIELNELHVRCAPDVIPESIEIDVSNMQIGDALHVHELVLPKGVSSLGEPDRVVVMVSGGSGSGAASEEAEAEA, encoded by the coding sequence ATGGAACTCACCCTTGAATGTCATGCCCGTCCAGATGGTAGTAAGCCCAATGCGCTTCGTCGCTCTGGCTTGATTCCGGTTGTTTTATATGGTCACAACGGGGCTGAATCCGTTTCTCTGACAACCGATGCAAAAACTGCCGAACTCCTGGTTCGGGATGCATCGTTGAATAACACCCTGGTAGATATCACCGTTCCCGAACTTCCCTGGCGAGGAAAAGCCCTCTTGCGGGAAATTCAAACCCACCCCTGGAAAGGAAAGCTCTATCATCTCAGCTTTTTCTCCGTGGGTTCCCAGGAAACCCTGGATGTGGATGTGCCGCTCCATTTTGTTGGAGAAGCCCCTGGGGTTAAGACCGATGGCGGTTCACTAGATATAGAACTGAACGAACTTCATGTTCGCTGTGCCCCTGATGTGATTCCTGAGTCAATCGAAATTGACGTTTCCAATATGCAGATTGGTGATGCGCTGCATGTCCATGAATTAGTTTTACCCAAGGGAGTTAGCTCCCTTGGTGAACCCGATCGGGTCGTGGTCATGGTGTCAGGTGGCAGTGGTAGTGGTGCTGCCAGCGAAGAGGCTGAGGCTGAGGCTTAA
- a CDS encoding adenylosuccinate synthase, with translation MANVVVIGAQWGDEGKGKITDLLSRSADVVVRYQGGVNAGHTVVVEGQTFKLHLIPSGILYPDTECIIGSGTVIDPKVLISELDQLEQLNISTGNLLISETAHVTMPYHRLIDQASEERRGDHKIGTTGRGIGPTYADKSERTGIRMIDLMEPESLRKKLRWTVEYKNVILEKLYGLAPLDPQVIIDEYLVYADRLRPHVVDSSLKIYQAFQRKRNILFEGAQGTLLDLDHGTYPYVTSSNPVAGGACVGTGVGPTMIDRVIGVAKAYTTRVGEGPFPTELHGTMGELLCDRGAEFGTTTGRKRRCGWFDAVIGRYAVRINGLDCLAITKLDVLDELEEINVCIAYEVDGVECNDFPNNSRQFARCQPIYKTIPGWKQSTAHCRSLSDLPQQAFDYLKLLAELMEVPIAIVSLGASRDQTIIVEDPIHGPKRALLYTNGTTSPEVGNQKLEV, from the coding sequence TTGGCTAACGTTGTTGTAATTGGTGCCCAGTGGGGCGATGAAGGAAAGGGTAAAATTACTGATCTGCTCAGCAGATCGGCGGATGTCGTCGTTCGATATCAGGGGGGCGTGAACGCCGGACATACGGTAGTTGTGGAGGGTCAAACCTTCAAGCTGCATTTGATTCCTTCTGGAATTCTGTACCCCGATACGGAATGCATCATTGGGAGTGGCACCGTCATCGATCCCAAGGTTTTGATCAGTGAACTGGATCAGTTAGAACAGCTCAATATATCGACGGGCAATCTGCTAATTTCAGAAACGGCTCACGTCACGATGCCGTATCATCGCCTGATTGACCAGGCGTCGGAAGAGCGTCGAGGCGACCATAAAATTGGCACCACAGGACGGGGTATTGGACCAACCTACGCGGATAAGTCGGAACGCACGGGCATCCGTATGATTGACCTGATGGAACCAGAGTCGTTGCGGAAAAAGCTGCGCTGGACTGTGGAATACAAAAACGTCATCCTGGAAAAGCTTTACGGGCTGGCACCTCTAGACCCACAAGTCATTATTGATGAATATTTAGTTTATGCCGATCGCCTACGCCCCCATGTGGTCGATAGTTCGCTTAAGATTTACCAGGCATTCCAGCGGAAGCGTAATATTTTGTTTGAAGGTGCCCAGGGAACCCTACTGGATCTGGATCATGGCACTTACCCCTATGTGACCTCTTCCAATCCCGTTGCTGGAGGAGCCTGTGTGGGAACCGGGGTCGGTCCGACAATGATCGATCGGGTGATTGGGGTTGCCAAAGCCTACACCACCCGCGTTGGCGAAGGACCATTTCCCACCGAGCTTCATGGCACAATGGGAGAGTTGCTGTGCGATCGGGGGGCAGAGTTTGGTACAACCACCGGGCGTAAGCGGCGTTGTGGTTGGTTTGATGCGGTCATTGGGCGTTACGCTGTTCGCATTAACGGGCTGGATTGTTTGGCAATTACCAAGCTTGATGTGTTGGATGAGCTGGAGGAGATCAACGTCTGCATTGCCTACGAAGTGGATGGGGTTGAATGCAATGATTTCCCTAACAACTCCCGCCAATTTGCGCGCTGTCAGCCCATTTACAAAACCATCCCCGGATGGAAACAGTCTACAGCCCATTGCCGCTCTCTTTCCGATTTACCCCAGCAAGCGTTTGACTACCTCAAACTGCTGGCAGAGTTGATGGAAGTGCCGATCGCGATCGTTTCTTTGGGAGCCAGTCGCGACCAGACCATCATCGTTGAAGACCCAATCCACGGTCCTAAGCGTGCTCTGCTATACACCAATGGCACCACCTCACCTGAGGTCGGCAACCAAAAGCTAGAAGTCTAA
- a CDS encoding adenosine deaminase, translated as MALYAELHRHLGGSVVPRVLWRYLQRNDSDLTARFPDYPNFEDFYTRPRNTLDEYLELHTLVESVQTAEALPYFVYRLMRGAYIFENLAYLELRYTPYLRTPDHLTQSQRIEQMAEIVEIVGKASRLNEYPIVTSQILCMHSRLPYEVNRAIVDLAAQSREYVCAIDVAGGDNHYGERLDEFVALYARARSLGVNTTGHLYETKEGCYPELLPYLMRIGHGIQIPLRYPQLLKQVADRGQCLEVCPTTYLKTGTLEEISQLKLVFDRCFEAGVDIAICTDNAGLHNVRLPFEYENLLTHDIIDFKQLQACQDAAFRHAFAWPYSQRPASLLNGLLKVEGDRDSSYEVVHEIH; from the coding sequence GTGGCTTTATATGCTGAACTTCACCGCCACTTGGGAGGCTCTGTTGTACCTCGGGTTTTGTGGCGGTATCTCCAACGGAATGATTCAGACCTGACTGCGCGCTTTCCTGACTATCCAAACTTTGAGGATTTTTATACGCGCCCACGCAACACTCTGGATGAATATTTAGAACTACACACTCTGGTAGAAAGTGTGCAAACAGCGGAGGCATTGCCCTATTTTGTCTATCGGCTAATGCGGGGTGCTTATATTTTTGAAAATCTGGCTTATTTAGAACTGCGCTATACCCCCTATCTACGAACCCCGGATCATCTGACGCAATCACAACGGATCGAACAGATGGCGGAAATTGTAGAGATTGTTGGCAAAGCGAGTCGTCTAAATGAGTATCCGATCGTGACCAGCCAAATCCTCTGTATGCATTCCCGACTTCCCTATGAGGTCAATCGGGCGATTGTCGATTTGGCTGCCCAATCACGGGAGTATGTCTGCGCGATTGATGTCGCAGGTGGAGACAACCACTACGGGGAACGCCTGGACGAATTTGTCGCGCTATATGCCCGTGCCCGCTCGCTGGGGGTCAACACGACTGGCCATCTATATGAAACAAAGGAGGGTTGCTATCCAGAGCTGCTTCCCTACCTGATGCGGATTGGGCATGGAATTCAAATTCCATTGCGATACCCCCAATTGCTGAAGCAGGTTGCCGATCGAGGGCAATGCCTGGAGGTTTGTCCCACGACTTACTTGAAAACAGGCACCCTGGAGGAGATCTCCCAACTCAAGCTGGTCTTTGACCGATGTTTTGAAGCGGGAGTCGATATTGCAATCTGCACAGATAATGCCGGTTTACACAACGTCCGCTTACCCTTTGAGTACGAAAACCTGCTGACCCACGACATTATTGACTTCAAACAATTGCAAGCCTGTCAGGATGCCGCATTCCGCCATGCTTTTGCCTGGCCCTATAGCCAGCGTCCAGCTTCACTGCTCAACGGCTTACTGAAGGTGGAAGGCGATCGCGATAGTTCCTATGAAGTCGTCCATGAAATTCATTAA
- the psb27 gene encoding photosystem II protein Psb27, producing the protein MNRLLSRLLSLVLVVCIGLVGCSSVPEGSVGLTGDYRQDTLALVDSLRSAIALTDDDPEKATTQAQTRQLINDFAARYRRENSVARLSSYTTMRTALNSLAGHYSSYPNRPIPQKLKDRLEQEFKQVELAIDRGA; encoded by the coding sequence ATGAACCGCCTTTTATCTCGCTTACTTTCCCTCGTTCTGGTTGTATGTATCGGTTTGGTGGGTTGTTCTTCAGTTCCTGAAGGCTCTGTCGGGCTAACTGGAGATTACCGTCAGGATACGTTGGCCTTAGTTGACAGTCTAAGAAGCGCAATTGCACTGACCGATGACGACCCTGAAAAAGCCACTACTCAGGCACAGACCCGTCAGTTGATTAACGATTTTGCGGCACGCTATCGGCGGGAAAATTCCGTTGCTCGGCTCAGTTCCTACACCACCATGCGGACTGCGCTGAACTCACTGGCGGGGCATTATAGCTCCTACCCCAATCGCCCCATCCCGCAAAAGCTGAAAGATCGGTTAGAGCAAGAGTTTAAGCAAGTCGAGCTGGCCATCGATCGTGGAGCGTAG
- the pstB gene encoding phosphate ABC transporter ATP-binding protein PstB, whose product MISKLQTARQTETVFRTENLNIYYGSFLAVRDVNIEIPKHAITAFIGPSGCGKSTVLRCFNRLNDLIKSFHIDGKIFYHNQDLYAPDIDPVEVRRQIGMVFQKPNPFPKTIYDNIAFGPRLLGFKGDMDELVERSLKQAAVWDDVKDKLRAMGTDLSGGQQQRLCIARAIAVQPDVILMDEPCSALDPISTLKVEDLLQELKENYTIIIVTHNMQQASRASDFTAFYNVQANEKGQRTGYIVEYDRTEVIFQNPQQEATKEYVSGRFG is encoded by the coding sequence ATGATTTCCAAACTTCAGACTGCCCGCCAGACCGAGACAGTCTTTCGTACCGAAAACCTAAATATCTACTACGGCAGCTTTTTAGCTGTACGGGATGTCAATATTGAAATTCCCAAGCATGCGATTACGGCTTTTATTGGACCTTCTGGTTGTGGCAAAAGTACCGTATTACGTTGTTTTAATCGCCTTAATGACTTAATCAAGTCCTTTCATATTGACGGCAAAATTTTCTATCACAATCAGGATCTTTATGCTCCAGACATTGATCCGGTAGAGGTACGGCGTCAAATTGGGATGGTATTTCAAAAACCAAACCCCTTCCCAAAAACGATTTATGACAATATTGCCTTTGGTCCAAGGCTTTTAGGCTTTAAAGGCGACATGGATGAGCTTGTAGAGCGTTCCCTCAAGCAAGCAGCGGTGTGGGATGACGTGAAGGATAAACTGAGGGCAATGGGAACGGATTTATCGGGTGGTCAGCAGCAACGGCTCTGTATTGCACGGGCGATCGCGGTTCAGCCCGATGTCATCCTGATGGACGAACCTTGTTCTGCCCTCGATCCTATTTCCACGCTTAAGGTTGAGGATTTGCTTCAGGAACTCAAGGAGAATTACACGATCATCATCGTCACTCACAACATGCAACAGGCATCGCGGGCTTCCGATTTCACCGCCTTTTACAATGTTCAGGCAAATGAAAAAGGGCAACGAACGGGTTACATCGTTGAGTACGATCGGACTGAAGTAATCTTCCAAAATCCTCAGCAGGAAGCGACGAAAGAGTATGTTAGCGGTCGCTTTGGTTAA
- the pstA gene encoding phosphate ABC transporter permease PstA, which produces MSAFICAALALIPLFAVLIYVFIQGAARLGPDLFTQLPPPPLVKGGGFGNAFMGTLLMVGIAALISIPFGVLAAIFLAEFARDTKLSDAVDFCTNVLSGVPSIVIGVFAYSIVVLTTGTFSAVAGGVALAVLMLPTIVKTATEALESVPTEFRQASVGLGATRFQTVAGVVLPAALSAIVTGVMLAVARAAGETAPLIFTALFNQYWPRGIWEPTASLAVLVFNFAIVPYKNQQQLAWAAALVLVLMVLIASILARWVTRKR; this is translated from the coding sequence TTGTCGGCATTCATTTGTGCGGCGCTTGCCCTGATTCCGCTATTTGCAGTACTAATTTATGTTTTCATTCAAGGGGCGGCTCGTTTGGGTCCAGATTTGTTCACCCAACTGCCGCCTCCCCCGCTGGTTAAAGGGGGAGGATTTGGCAACGCTTTTATGGGAACACTGCTCATGGTTGGCATTGCAGCTTTAATCAGTATTCCCTTCGGTGTTTTGGCGGCCATCTTCCTGGCAGAGTTTGCCAGGGATACGAAACTGTCAGACGCAGTTGACTTTTGCACCAATGTTTTGAGTGGCGTTCCCTCCATTGTGATTGGGGTGTTTGCCTATTCAATTGTGGTTCTGACGACCGGAACCTTTTCAGCGGTTGCGGGGGGTGTGGCGCTGGCAGTATTGATGTTACCGACGATTGTAAAAACTGCAACTGAGGCGTTGGAATCGGTGCCGACTGAATTTAGACAGGCTTCAGTGGGACTGGGCGCAACTCGCTTCCAAACCGTAGCAGGCGTTGTGCTGCCTGCTGCCCTGTCGGCGATCGTGACTGGAGTCATGCTGGCGGTCGCCCGTGCCGCCGGGGAAACAGCCCCTCTGATCTTTACCGCTCTGTTCAACCAGTACTGGCCCAGAGGAATTTGGGAACCGACTGCATCGTTGGCGGTGTTGGTGTTCAATTTTGCGATCGTGCCCTATAAGAATCAGCAACAGCTTGCCTGGGCTGCTGCTTTGGTGTTGGTACTAATGGTTTTGATCGCCAGTATTCTTGCTCGCTGGGTAACACGCAAACGATAA